A stretch of Primulina tabacum isolate GXHZ01 chromosome 13, ASM2559414v2, whole genome shotgun sequence DNA encodes these proteins:
- the LOC142522485 gene encoding kinesin-like protein KIN-8B isoform X1, with the protein MFSCFLQDVYQRSIHSTIFGVVQGLNATVFAYGSTGSGKTYTMVGTQDDPGLMVLSLNTIFDLIEKDNTSDDFEVTCSYLEVFNEVIYDLLEKSSGHLELREDPEKGIIVADLRSIKVNSAVKILELLNLGNSRRKTESTEVNETSSRSPAVLEINVTRKHQKRYPTQFIRGKLALVDLAGSERASETNSGGQKLRDGANINRSLLALANCINALGKQQKKGLAYVPYRNSKLTRILKDGLSGNSQTIMIATISPADHQYHHTVNTLKYAGRAKEIKTHIQKNIGTINAHVSDYQKMIDNLQGEVIRLRKELAEKETQLNAKPTERDIDDEISWLNALSQETSENVQDRINLQKTLIELDETNLRNRKELRHLDDAIAKQQAVENEGAVVQALQSRRQVILDNIRDNDELGVIYQKEVKLNEKRRCQLQDMIDEAIKNNGNKTYLGILSQYRLLGIANTELQFEMAMRDQIISSQKEAQRHLWNLLMSLGLDEKQIVELGAKQGIIVEEGTKMKPLGLSSMTTPLDLQRKNYTPLHRFPSRSQCGALTCFYPQTSEHISRSLSRDNQKLPPDFLLEEHPSSFCCISRGFSPSAYQPWHSDQPILGFGAFDQYSDGLHNLFPHMRSYISPYDECGVATSSFEVNFREQQDGWAVANKQEVNMNHHVETSGAWDHRRSVITHCGGTMQATFGHLPTNQVAITANFPLVFPKLPTPTQQNVAPMLPPHVTSNFHEKRF; encoded by the exons ATGTTTTCCTGCTTTCTTCAGGATGTCTACCAGAGAAGTATACATTCCACTATTTTTGGGGTTGTCCAAGGTCTCAATGCAACTGTATTTGCTTATGGTTCTACTGGGAG TGGCAAAACATATACCATGGTTGGAACTCAAGATGATCCTGGACTTATGGTTCTCAGTCTCAATACCATTTTTGATCTAATCGAGAAAGACAATACCTCTGACGATTTTGAAGTTACTTGTTCGTACCTTGAAGTATTCAATGAG GTCATCTATGACTTGCTTGAAAAGTCATCAGGTCACTTGGAACTGAGGGAGGATCCCGAAAAAGGAATAATTGTTGCTGACCTTAGAAGTATTAAG GTGAACTCAGCTGTTAAGATTCTTGAACTTTTGAATTTGGGGAATAGTAGACGTAAAACTGAAAGCACAGAGGTCAATGAAACTTCTTCTCG TTCCCCTGCAGTTTTGGAAATAAACGTGACAAGAAAACATCAAAAGAGATATCCCACTCAGTTTATCAGAGGAAAACTTGCACTGGTGGATCTTGCTGGCAG TGAACGAGCATCTGAGACAAATAGCGGGGGACAAAAATTGAGAGATGGTGCCAACATCAATCGGTCGCTTCTTGCTTTGGCAAATTGCATTAATGCTTTGGGTAAACAACAGAAGAAGGGCCTAGCTTATGTTCCATACCGCAATAG TAAGTTGACACGGATTCTTAAAGATGGTCTGAGTGGTAATTCTCAAACAATAATGATTGCCACTATCTCTCCTGCTGACCACCAGTATCACCATACTGTCAATACTTTGAAGTATGCTGGCCGTGCAAAGGAAATAAAAACACATATACAG AAAAATATAGGCACGATCAATGCTCATGTATCAGACTACCAAAAGATGATTGACAACCTTCAG GGGGAGGTCATCCGTTTGAGAAAGGAGTTGGCTGAAAAAGAGACTCAACTTAATGCCAAGCCTACTGAAAGAGATATAGATGATGAAATATCTTGGTTGAATGCACTGAGCCAAGAAACTAGTGAAAACGTCCAGGACAGGATAAATTTGCAGAAGACTCTAATCGAACTCGATGAAACTAACCTTCGCAATCGGAAGGAACTCCGACATCTTGATGATGCTATTGCGAAGCAGCAG GCTGTTGAAAATGAAGGGGCAGTTGTGCAGGCATTGCAATCGAGGCGTCAGGTGATTCTTGACAATATTCGTGACAACGACGAGCTTGGTGTCATTTATCAGAAG GAAGTTAAACTGAACGAgaaacgccggtgtcaactacAAGATATGATAGATGAAGCCATTAAAAACAATGGCAACAAAACTTATTTGGGCATTCTCAGTCAATACCGACTTCTG GGAATTGCTAACACAGAACTTCAGTTTGAAATGGCAATGAGAGACCAAATTATCTCCAGCCAAAAGGAAGCCCAGAGACATCTATGGAATCTGCTTATGAGCTTAGGTCTCGATGAGAAGCAAATAGTAGAGCTTGGAGCAAAGCAAGGGATAATTGTTGAAGAAGGGACAAAGATGAAACCGCTCGGGTTGTCAAGCATGACTACGCCACTAGATTTGCAACGCAAAAATTACACTCCTTTACATCGCTTTCCATCCCGCAGTCAATGTGGTGCATTAACTTGTTTTTATCCTCAAACAAGTGAGCACATCTCAAGATCACTTTCTAGAGACAATCAGAAGCTTCCTCCTGATTTTTTACTAGAGGAGCACCCAAGTTCATTTTGTTGCATTTCTCGGGGTTTCTCCCCATCAGCCTATCAGCCATGGCACAGCGATCAGCCAATTTTAGGTTTTGGTGCCTTTGATCAATATTCTGATGGCTTACACAATTTGTTTCCGCACATGAGAAGCTATATCTCTCCATATGATGAGTGTGGAGTGGCGACTTCATCTTTTGAGGTCAACTTTAGGGAGCAACAG GATGGATGGGCAGTGGCTAATAAGCAGGAAGTAAACATGAATCATCATGTTGAAACAAGCGGTGCATGGGACCATCGCAGAAGCGTGATCACACACTGTGGTGGTACAATGCAAGCTACATTTGGGCATCTTCCAACGAATCAAGTTGCTATCACAGCCAATTTCCCACTGGTTTTTCCTAAGCTTCCAACTCCTACTCAACAAAATGTTGCACCTATGCTTCCTCCGCATGTTACTTCCAATTTTCATGAAAAGCGCTTTTAG
- the LOC142522704 gene encoding homeobox-leucine zipper protein HAT22-like, with amino-acid sequence MGFDDLDNTAGLVLGLGLISSPTLRNKSKKAAPAQKLDEFYDSSLNLSLSDETYQIHDAGKRVDSDNKIKVVFSDHQLSCGRLYRQDSAAYSFSNVSVKREREFGSSEEGEIERVSSITGEEDDDGPNGRKKLRLTKVQSALLEESFKIHSTLNHKQKQDLARELKLRPRQVEVWFQNRRARTKLKQTEADCEFLKKYCETLTDENQRLQKELQELKVLKLAAQPLYMQLPAATRTMCPSCETVGASSSPAAAAAVDKSSLTVATKPHFYNHFNSPSAAC; translated from the exons ATgggttttgatgatttagacaaCACGGCAGGGTTGGTTTTAGGGTTGGGATTGATTTCATCACCAACCCTGCGAAACAAGTCCAAAAAGGCAGCTCCAGCTCAAAAGCTTGATGAGTTTTATGATTCTTCACTGAATCTGAGTCTTTCTGACGAAACTTATCAGATTCATGACGCTGGAAAAAGGGTGGATTCTGATAATAAGATTAAGGTGGTTTTCAGTGATCATCAATTGTCCTGTGGACGTTTGTACAGACAAGACAGTGCCGCTTATTCTTTCTCGAACGTTAGTGTGAAGAGGGAGAGAGAATTTGGCAGCAGTGAAGAGGGAGAAATCGAAAGGGTTTCCTCTATAACTGGAGAAGAGGATGATGATGGACCCAATGGTAGGAAGAAACTCAGGCTTACTAAAGTTCAGTCTGCTCTTTTGGAGGAAAGCTTCAAGATCCACAGCACTCTCAATCat AAACAAAAGCAAGATTTGGCGAGGGAGTTGAAGCTTAGGCCACGGCAGGTTGAAGTGTGGTTCCAGAATAGAAGAGCCAG GACTAAGCTCAAACAAACAGAAGCGGACTGCGAATTTTTAAAGAAATACTGCGAGACTCTTACAGATGAGAACCAGCGGCTACAGAAAGAGCTGCAGGAGTTGAAGGTGCTAAAATTGGCGGCACAGCCACTCTACATGCAGCTTCCCGCCGCCACCCGGACTATGTGTCCGTCCTGTGAAACGGTCGGCGCCTCCTCTTCacccgccgccgccgccgccgtgGATAAGAGCTCGTTGACGGTGGCTacgaagccacatttctataatcacttcaataGTCCATCGGCGGCTTGTTAG
- the LOC142522485 gene encoding kinesin-like protein KIN-8B isoform X3 has product MMSIVGPYCRCCMSQVNSAVKILELLNLGNSRRKTESTEVNETSSRSPAVLEINVTRKHQKRYPTQFIRGKLALVDLAGSERASETNSGGQKLRDGANINRSLLALANCINALGKQQKKGLAYVPYRNSKLTRILKDGLSGNSQTIMIATISPADHQYHHTVNTLKYAGRAKEIKTHIQKNIGTINAHVSDYQKMIDNLQGEVIRLRKELAEKETQLNAKPTERDIDDEISWLNALSQETSENVQDRINLQKTLIELDETNLRNRKELRHLDDAIAKQQAVENEGAVVQALQSRRQVILDNIRDNDELGVIYQKEVKLNEKRRCQLQDMIDEAIKNNGNKTYLGILSQYRLLGIANTELQFEMAMRDQIISSQKEAQRHLWNLLMSLGLDEKQIVELGAKQGIIVEEGTKMKPLGLSSMTTPLDLQRKNYTPLHRFPSRSQCGALTCFYPQTSEHISRSLSRDNQKLPPDFLLEEHPSSFCCISRGFSPSAYQPWHSDQPILGFGAFDQYSDGLHNLFPHMRSYISPYDECGVATSSFEVNFREQQDGWAVANKQEVNMNHHVETSGAWDHRRSVITHCGGTMQATFGHLPTNQVAITANFPLVFPKLPTPTQQNVAPMLPPHVTSNFHEKRF; this is encoded by the exons ATGATGAGCATAGTTGGTCCTTATTGTCGTTGCTGCATGTCACAGGTGAACTCAGCTGTTAAGATTCTTGAACTTTTGAATTTGGGGAATAGTAGACGTAAAACTGAAAGCACAGAGGTCAATGAAACTTCTTCTCG TTCCCCTGCAGTTTTGGAAATAAACGTGACAAGAAAACATCAAAAGAGATATCCCACTCAGTTTATCAGAGGAAAACTTGCACTGGTGGATCTTGCTGGCAG TGAACGAGCATCTGAGACAAATAGCGGGGGACAAAAATTGAGAGATGGTGCCAACATCAATCGGTCGCTTCTTGCTTTGGCAAATTGCATTAATGCTTTGGGTAAACAACAGAAGAAGGGCCTAGCTTATGTTCCATACCGCAATAG TAAGTTGACACGGATTCTTAAAGATGGTCTGAGTGGTAATTCTCAAACAATAATGATTGCCACTATCTCTCCTGCTGACCACCAGTATCACCATACTGTCAATACTTTGAAGTATGCTGGCCGTGCAAAGGAAATAAAAACACATATACAG AAAAATATAGGCACGATCAATGCTCATGTATCAGACTACCAAAAGATGATTGACAACCTTCAG GGGGAGGTCATCCGTTTGAGAAAGGAGTTGGCTGAAAAAGAGACTCAACTTAATGCCAAGCCTACTGAAAGAGATATAGATGATGAAATATCTTGGTTGAATGCACTGAGCCAAGAAACTAGTGAAAACGTCCAGGACAGGATAAATTTGCAGAAGACTCTAATCGAACTCGATGAAACTAACCTTCGCAATCGGAAGGAACTCCGACATCTTGATGATGCTATTGCGAAGCAGCAG GCTGTTGAAAATGAAGGGGCAGTTGTGCAGGCATTGCAATCGAGGCGTCAGGTGATTCTTGACAATATTCGTGACAACGACGAGCTTGGTGTCATTTATCAGAAG GAAGTTAAACTGAACGAgaaacgccggtgtcaactacAAGATATGATAGATGAAGCCATTAAAAACAATGGCAACAAAACTTATTTGGGCATTCTCAGTCAATACCGACTTCTG GGAATTGCTAACACAGAACTTCAGTTTGAAATGGCAATGAGAGACCAAATTATCTCCAGCCAAAAGGAAGCCCAGAGACATCTATGGAATCTGCTTATGAGCTTAGGTCTCGATGAGAAGCAAATAGTAGAGCTTGGAGCAAAGCAAGGGATAATTGTTGAAGAAGGGACAAAGATGAAACCGCTCGGGTTGTCAAGCATGACTACGCCACTAGATTTGCAACGCAAAAATTACACTCCTTTACATCGCTTTCCATCCCGCAGTCAATGTGGTGCATTAACTTGTTTTTATCCTCAAACAAGTGAGCACATCTCAAGATCACTTTCTAGAGACAATCAGAAGCTTCCTCCTGATTTTTTACTAGAGGAGCACCCAAGTTCATTTTGTTGCATTTCTCGGGGTTTCTCCCCATCAGCCTATCAGCCATGGCACAGCGATCAGCCAATTTTAGGTTTTGGTGCCTTTGATCAATATTCTGATGGCTTACACAATTTGTTTCCGCACATGAGAAGCTATATCTCTCCATATGATGAGTGTGGAGTGGCGACTTCATCTTTTGAGGTCAACTTTAGGGAGCAACAG GATGGATGGGCAGTGGCTAATAAGCAGGAAGTAAACATGAATCATCATGTTGAAACAAGCGGTGCATGGGACCATCGCAGAAGCGTGATCACACACTGTGGTGGTACAATGCAAGCTACATTTGGGCATCTTCCAACGAATCAAGTTGCTATCACAGCCAATTTCCCACTGGTTTTTCCTAAGCTTCCAACTCCTACTCAACAAAATGTTGCACCTATGCTTCCTCCGCATGTTACTTCCAATTTTCATGAAAAGCGCTTTTAG
- the LOC142522485 gene encoding kinesin-like protein KIN-8B isoform X2, with translation MVGTQDDPGLMVLSLNTIFDLIEKDNTSDDFEVTCSYLEVFNEVIYDLLEKSSGHLELREDPEKGIIVADLRSIKVNSAVKILELLNLGNSRRKTESTEVNETSSRSPAVLEINVTRKHQKRYPTQFIRGKLALVDLAGSERASETNSGGQKLRDGANINRSLLALANCINALGKQQKKGLAYVPYRNSKLTRILKDGLSGNSQTIMIATISPADHQYHHTVNTLKYAGRAKEIKTHIQKNIGTINAHVSDYQKMIDNLQGEVIRLRKELAEKETQLNAKPTERDIDDEISWLNALSQETSENVQDRINLQKTLIELDETNLRNRKELRHLDDAIAKQQAVENEGAVVQALQSRRQVILDNIRDNDELGVIYQKEVKLNEKRRCQLQDMIDEAIKNNGNKTYLGILSQYRLLGIANTELQFEMAMRDQIISSQKEAQRHLWNLLMSLGLDEKQIVELGAKQGIIVEEGTKMKPLGLSSMTTPLDLQRKNYTPLHRFPSRSQCGALTCFYPQTSEHISRSLSRDNQKLPPDFLLEEHPSSFCCISRGFSPSAYQPWHSDQPILGFGAFDQYSDGLHNLFPHMRSYISPYDECGVATSSFEVNFREQQDGWAVANKQEVNMNHHVETSGAWDHRRSVITHCGGTMQATFGHLPTNQVAITANFPLVFPKLPTPTQQNVAPMLPPHVTSNFHEKRF, from the exons ATGGTTGGAACTCAAGATGATCCTGGACTTATGGTTCTCAGTCTCAATACCATTTTTGATCTAATCGAGAAAGACAATACCTCTGACGATTTTGAAGTTACTTGTTCGTACCTTGAAGTATTCAATGAG GTCATCTATGACTTGCTTGAAAAGTCATCAGGTCACTTGGAACTGAGGGAGGATCCCGAAAAAGGAATAATTGTTGCTGACCTTAGAAGTATTAAG GTGAACTCAGCTGTTAAGATTCTTGAACTTTTGAATTTGGGGAATAGTAGACGTAAAACTGAAAGCACAGAGGTCAATGAAACTTCTTCTCG TTCCCCTGCAGTTTTGGAAATAAACGTGACAAGAAAACATCAAAAGAGATATCCCACTCAGTTTATCAGAGGAAAACTTGCACTGGTGGATCTTGCTGGCAG TGAACGAGCATCTGAGACAAATAGCGGGGGACAAAAATTGAGAGATGGTGCCAACATCAATCGGTCGCTTCTTGCTTTGGCAAATTGCATTAATGCTTTGGGTAAACAACAGAAGAAGGGCCTAGCTTATGTTCCATACCGCAATAG TAAGTTGACACGGATTCTTAAAGATGGTCTGAGTGGTAATTCTCAAACAATAATGATTGCCACTATCTCTCCTGCTGACCACCAGTATCACCATACTGTCAATACTTTGAAGTATGCTGGCCGTGCAAAGGAAATAAAAACACATATACAG AAAAATATAGGCACGATCAATGCTCATGTATCAGACTACCAAAAGATGATTGACAACCTTCAG GGGGAGGTCATCCGTTTGAGAAAGGAGTTGGCTGAAAAAGAGACTCAACTTAATGCCAAGCCTACTGAAAGAGATATAGATGATGAAATATCTTGGTTGAATGCACTGAGCCAAGAAACTAGTGAAAACGTCCAGGACAGGATAAATTTGCAGAAGACTCTAATCGAACTCGATGAAACTAACCTTCGCAATCGGAAGGAACTCCGACATCTTGATGATGCTATTGCGAAGCAGCAG GCTGTTGAAAATGAAGGGGCAGTTGTGCAGGCATTGCAATCGAGGCGTCAGGTGATTCTTGACAATATTCGTGACAACGACGAGCTTGGTGTCATTTATCAGAAG GAAGTTAAACTGAACGAgaaacgccggtgtcaactacAAGATATGATAGATGAAGCCATTAAAAACAATGGCAACAAAACTTATTTGGGCATTCTCAGTCAATACCGACTTCTG GGAATTGCTAACACAGAACTTCAGTTTGAAATGGCAATGAGAGACCAAATTATCTCCAGCCAAAAGGAAGCCCAGAGACATCTATGGAATCTGCTTATGAGCTTAGGTCTCGATGAGAAGCAAATAGTAGAGCTTGGAGCAAAGCAAGGGATAATTGTTGAAGAAGGGACAAAGATGAAACCGCTCGGGTTGTCAAGCATGACTACGCCACTAGATTTGCAACGCAAAAATTACACTCCTTTACATCGCTTTCCATCCCGCAGTCAATGTGGTGCATTAACTTGTTTTTATCCTCAAACAAGTGAGCACATCTCAAGATCACTTTCTAGAGACAATCAGAAGCTTCCTCCTGATTTTTTACTAGAGGAGCACCCAAGTTCATTTTGTTGCATTTCTCGGGGTTTCTCCCCATCAGCCTATCAGCCATGGCACAGCGATCAGCCAATTTTAGGTTTTGGTGCCTTTGATCAATATTCTGATGGCTTACACAATTTGTTTCCGCACATGAGAAGCTATATCTCTCCATATGATGAGTGTGGAGTGGCGACTTCATCTTTTGAGGTCAACTTTAGGGAGCAACAG GATGGATGGGCAGTGGCTAATAAGCAGGAAGTAAACATGAATCATCATGTTGAAACAAGCGGTGCATGGGACCATCGCAGAAGCGTGATCACACACTGTGGTGGTACAATGCAAGCTACATTTGGGCATCTTCCAACGAATCAAGTTGCTATCACAGCCAATTTCCCACTGGTTTTTCCTAAGCTTCCAACTCCTACTCAACAAAATGTTGCACCTATGCTTCCTCCGCATGTTACTTCCAATTTTCATGAAAAGCGCTTTTAG